A region from the Lolium perenne isolate Kyuss_39 chromosome 4, Kyuss_2.0, whole genome shotgun sequence genome encodes:
- the LOC127348925 gene encoding agamous-like MADS-box protein AGL61, giving the protein MAPLDKAKKTKGRQRRENIRVENKESRQVTFSKRKAGLWKKAAELAVLCRARLAIVVFSEAGKAFAFGSPSAEAVLGCIDNAPVPAAADDMEWKALEALFRETEKKSAEVTAEAARMTAIGKKVQEVQEKTGKQFWWEVDPEELGEEELPVFVKALERIRDNVRRRADDRLSAQ; this is encoded by the coding sequence ATGGCGCCACTCGACAAGGCGAAGAAGACGAAAGGGCGGCAGCGCAGGGAGAACATCCGGGTGGAAAACAAGGAGTCCCGGCAGGTAACCTTCTCTAAGCGCAAGGCTGGGCTCTGGAAGAAGGCTGCCGAGCTCGCCGTGCTCTGCCGCGCCAGGCTCGCAATAGTCGTCTTCTCCGAGGCCGGCAAGGCGTTTGCCTTCGGCAGCCCCTCCGCCGAAGCCGTCCTGGGCTGCATCGACAACGCCCCTGTTCCCGCTGCTGCTGACGACATGGAGTGGAAGGCCCTGGAGGCCCTGTTTCGGGAGACGGAGAAGAAAAGCGCCGAGGTCACGGCAGAGGCCGCGCGGATGACCGCCATCGGGAAGAAGGTGCAGGAGGTGCAGGAGAAGACGGGGAAGCAGTTCTGGTGGGAGGTCGACCCTGAAGAACTCGGGGAGGAGGAGCTGCCGGTGTTCGTCAAGGCGCTCGAGCGCATCAGGGACAATGTTCGCCGCCGCGCTGACGATCGGCTCTCAGCTCAGTAG